Genomic segment of Hyalangium ruber:
GAGACGCTATAGCTGTGGACATTTCGAGCATGACGAGCCCGAGCGCGAAGATGTCCGAGCGAGCATCCCCACGACCGCCTAGCAGCACTTCGGGCGCTGCGAAGTAGGCGTCGCCCTGCGGGCGGCGATAGGTCGAGACGACGCGCTTCGGCAGATTGGAGAACGCGAGACCGAAGTCGGAGACCTGGACCCGGCCCTCCCAGTCGACAAAGACGTGCCCCAAGTCGATCGTCCGGTGGACGATGCCCAAGGGGTTCCCCTGTGCATCCTTCGCCTTGTGCGCATGTTCAAGGGCACTCGCGACCGCCGCGCCGACGTACAGCGTGAAAAAGGGCGAGAACCAGCGATCGACCTCGGTCGCGAGCCCCATCAGGTAATCAAGATCCTGCCCTGACGGATGGTCGGTGATCACGTACCAAGCCGATTCCGTCTTGTGCATGCCGTGGACGCGTACGATCCCCGGGTGCTGAAGGTACTTTGCGAGCCGCACTTGCTCTTCGAGCTTCGCCCTTGCCTTGTCGAAGCGCAGCCCTTCCTGAGGCCCGCCGCGCGGACTCCCGACCGCCTTGACCAGGACCTTCCCGCGCGGGTGCCCTTCCGGCGAGCGACGCCGCATCAGAAAGAGGCTCAGGCCGTGATGCGCCTCGCCCAAATCTTCGCGGAATTCGTAACCAACGCCGTCCCCGTCGGTGAACAGAACCGCCCCCTTGGGAATCCTGAACTCGATTGCTGCCATGCTCGATCCTCCTCTCGCTCGCGCGGACACCGTACCAGCGCGAGACAAGATCCAGTTACCCAATGCATGGGGCCGATTGGAACGCCCTGCAAGGTCGGAGACCGTCCCGAGCCTGCCCGCGAAAAATGACCGCCTACCTCACACGTCGCTTTGCGGCGGGACTCACGGCCAGAAGTCGACCGCTAACCCGACGTCGCGATTCCAGGTTCTACCGGCACCGTCTTTCAGCTCGTCGGCGTGCGTGTCCACGACGACGCACACGGGAACCTCTTCCTGTCGCGGCAGCTTCGCGCGCTCAAACTTCACGACGACCCGCCCCGCCATGCCGCTGTTCGTTTTATCGGGCCATACGTAGACCTTCCCGCCGAGAAACTGCGTCCCCGGGGGCGCTACCTGCTGCCCGCGCACGTCCTGGGGAACAACGCCGACGACCGTGTCACCCGGGCGCAACCAAATGTTGTCATCCGTCCCGTGTCTGTCGTCGATTTGAAGGCTAAAACGGTCGCTGTCGTTCCAGCGAAGCTCACGCATCGCGCGCCGAGCACCTTCGGGGCAGGTGAACGGCTCGGGCCTGATTTGGGCTCCGGTGCATCCGGCAGCGATAGCGGCGGCGAGCGTCAACCCCTTGCACACATCCGCGCTTGGGGTCGTCTTCTGGCCGCGCTCGCGCGGGCCGAGTGCTTGCTTCGGGGCTTCGGTCGGCTGTGTCGTCAAGGTTGCACCTTCCTTTTGTTCGGGGGCGATTACCGAGCCTGTGAACTCCACAGGCGCAGGGGCGGGTGACATAGCAGGGGAAGCCGTTACGGGCGGCGGGCCCGGCGTAGCTCCTGGAAGTGGTGGCGCACCGGGAAGCATCCAGAGTGCCACGACAGCAGCGAGCACGACGGCAGCGACCGCGCCAACCGCGAGCCCCCTGCGTCTGCTCGGCGCGTGCAACTCGGCAGGTTCAGCACCGGCGAGCGACTCTGGCTGACGCTGTTCTGACGGGGCATGCGCGTGCGCTTGGTAGTCAGCCCCCGGATCCGCCAGCAACTCGGCAAGCTCCCGCCGCAGGGCTTCGGTGTCGACGGGTCGCCGCTTGGGGTCGCGCGACAGGATGCTTTCGACTAGGTCGCTGAGCGCTTCGGGAACGCGCGGGTTGAGCCCTCGGGTAGGTGGAGGCATCGCGGCCGGGTTGTTGAGCGACTCGCGCGGGCGCGCTTCCGTCGGTCGCGGATCTGTCAGCAGTTCGTAGAG
This window contains:
- a CDS encoding serine/threonine protein kinase translates to MAAIEFRIPKGAVLFTDGDGVGYEFREDLGEAHHGLSLFLMRRRSPEGHPRGKVLVKAVGSPRGGPQEGLRFDKARAKLEEQVRLAKYLQHPGIVRVHGMHKTESAWYVITDHPSGQDLDYLMGLATEVDRWFSPFFTLYVGAAVASALEHAHKAKDAQGNPLGIVHRTIDLGHVFVDWEGRVQVSDFGLAFSNLPKRVVSTYRRPQGDAYFAAPEVLLGGRGDARSDIFALGLVMLEMSTAIASQESNVRAEEPG
- a CDS encoding serine/threonine protein kinase; this encodes MTARLVRLPSGASLDGWHVLGELGNGGFAIVYLAEKNGQRRALKVARHRDASGDDKQTHGRVMRELTALLLLDHPNIIRHRGYGYAESGNVYLALDYVDGWTLGEWKERKHPTFHEVLRVFVKLADALVYIHSRGILHRDLKLANVLIRKTDGEPVIIDFSCATYTQAADLTESGLPPGTDRFRAPEQFRFLREHRDEHRGRYAFQVADEIFAVGAMLYELLTDPRPTEARPRESLNNPAAMPPPTRGLNPRVPEALSDLVESILSRDPKRRPVDTEALRRELAELLADPGADYQAHAHAPSEQRQPESLAGAEPAELHAPSRRRGLAVGAVAAVVLAAVVALWMLPGAPPLPGATPGPPPVTASPAMSPAPAPVEFTGSVIAPEQKEGATLTTQPTEAPKQALGPRERGQKTTPSADVCKGLTLAAAIAAGCTGAQIRPEPFTCPEGARRAMRELRWNDSDRFSLQIDDRHGTDDNIWLRPGDTVVGVVPQDVRGQQVAPPGTQFLGGKVYVWPDKTNSGMAGRVVVKFERAKLPRQEEVPVCVVVDTHADELKDGAGRTWNRDVGLAVDFWP